Proteins from one Hyperolius riggenbachi isolate aHypRig1 chromosome 4, aHypRig1.pri, whole genome shotgun sequence genomic window:
- the CCDC185 gene encoding coiled-coil domain-containing protein 185 has protein sequence MEGGRASPTLHLDLNNFEEGQGSRYVLTSPRSLEACARLGVKPVELLHKSLREVREENLHATSQQINDLFIIQEKERCRKLRRCRELRMKLLQGDSKPKGDLSHSARHHKPGLPPSSPLPDCLNPPPVSTPRWAPQDFSARDYRKATGTLRKSLSQGDLRPEEKAYREARKVEKAIQVSVPDRDKKIAALMLLKHQEEQMQMQRRLRVQQAWDNLKAEERHIRAALDKTNWVDQMQNNKIRNRTSQLKLEIDPTCYFSSPNNKKWKTLPQEQQIVLNHGLKVSREDLESKILSQEPLFAEKDANDKSTSGHLLEERMMKAFKAKMFKDFEDKKNIQIKNEYEKIRHSRLKEKVDNEAKAEEHFRRISMKQKEQKSQVLHEQLVGERRKDLHEKASREDELTLMARLRAIRQEKEQMQHKELLARLTSHKIQQATDVLEKSIRGKAEKARELNMVKEVAHEALRKKVDQEKENHRKYITHIIRMKDQKSEKIRKDKEATVEEGRRIARASFHLRDKIREQTRSRTFDQMALQAQLSASLMKTIP, from the coding sequence ATGGAGGGCGGCCGAGCGTCCCCAACTCTGCACCTGGACCTCAATAACTTCGAGGAAGGCCAGGGCAGCCGCTATGTATTGACCAGCCCCCGCTCCCTGGAAGCCTGTGCCAGGCTTGGAGTGAAGCCTGTGGAGCTACTGCATAAGTCCCTCAGGGAGGTGAGAGAGGAGAATCTACATGCCACCAGTCAGCAGATCAATGACTTGTTCATCATTCAGGAAAAAGAGCGCTGCAGAAAGCTGAGGAGGTGCAGGGAGCTGAGGATGAAGCTGCTTCAGGGGGACAGCAAGCCAAAGGGAGACCTTTCCCACTCTGCCAGACATCACAAGCCAGGTCTTCCACCATCCTCCCCTTTACCTGATTGCCTGAATCCTCCACCTGTTTCCACACCTCGCTGGGCACCTCAGGACTTCTCAGCCAGAGACTACAGAAAAGCAACGGGAACCCTGAGGAAAAGTCTGAGTCAAGGAGATCTTCGGCCAGAGGAGAAAGCTTACCGTGAAGCCAGGAAAGTGGAGAAAGCAATCCAAGTATCGGTGCCAGATCGGGATAAGAAAATCGCCGCCCTGATGTTACTGAAACACCAGGAAGAACAGATGCAAATGCAGAGGAGGCTACGAGTGCAGCAGGCCTGGGACAACCTGAAGGCAGAGGAAAGGCACATTAGAGCAGCGCTTGACAAAACAAATTGGGTAGACCAGATGCAGAATAACAAAATCCGAAACCGAACGTCTCAGCTGAAATTGGAAATAGACCCCACTTGTTATTTCTCATCCCCAAATAACAAGAAGTGGAAGACATTGCCGCAGGAGCAACAGATTGTACTGAATCACGGTCTGAAGGTGTCCAGGGAAGATCTAGAGAGCAAGATACTCTCCCAGGAGCCTTTATTTGCGGAGAAAGATGCCAATGATAAAAGCACCAGTGGACATCTACTTGAGGAAAGGATGATGAAGGCCTTTAAAGCCAAAATGTTTAAAGATTTTGAGGATAAGAAGAACATTCAAATCAAAAATGAATATGAGAAAATAAGACATTCCAGATTGAAAGAAAAAGTGGACAACGAGGCCAAGGCTGAGGAGCACTTCAGGAGAATATCTATGAAACAGAAGGAGCAGAAGTCTCAAGTTCTTCATGAGCAATTAGTGGGGGAAAGAAGAAAGGATTTGCATGAAAAGGCATCTAGGGAGGATGAACTAACACTTATGGCCAGACTCAGGGCTATACGTCAGGAAAAAGAGCAAATGCAGCACAAAGAGTTGCTAGCTCGTCTAACTAGTCACAAGATCCAGCAAGCCACAGATGTTTTAgagaaaagtattagaggcaaagcggAAAAAGCCAGGGAGCTCAACATGGTCAAAGAGGTCGCCCATGAAGCCTTAAGGAAAAAAGTGGATCAAGAAAAAGAGAACCACCGAAAATACATCACCCACATCATTCGGATGAAAGATCAAAAAAGCGAGAAGATCCGCAAGGATAAAGAAGCCACAGTGGAGGAAGGTCGTCGGATAGCTAGAGCTTCTTTTCATCTTCGAGATAAAATCCGTGAACAGACCAGAAGCAGAACCTTTGACCAAATGGCCTTGCAGGCACAACTTAGTGCGAGCCTTATGAAAACTATCCCATAA